The genomic interval CACGTTCTACTTTCATATCTGTGATTGGCAGGAAGCCCAGATCTGTAACGGTTTTCTTTTGTACTTCATCAGACAGGATGAATTCGAGGAACGCTTTTGCGTTGCCAGCTGCTTCACCTTTGGTATACATGTGCTCATAAGCCCATACTGGATATTTGTTGGTCGTGATGCTTTCTGCATTAGCTTCTACGCCATCGAGTTTCAATGGTTTTACAGTGTCATTGAAGTAGGACAGCGCCAGGTAACCAATTGCACCAGGTGTTTCTGCGATGATTTTACGAACAGTCCCCGAAGAATCCTCGGTGATACCTTCTGCTTCTTCTTTTCCGTCCATTGCAAACTTGTTGAAGGTAGCACGAGTACCGGAAGACTTCGGACGGTTTACGAGGGTAATTTTCATGTCATCCCCACCAACCTCTTTCCAGTTGGTGATTTTACCCGTGAAGATGTCGATCAGTTGTTGTTTCGTCAGGTTGTCTACTTTTACTTTCGGGCTTACAGCTGCTGCCATACCGACAACCGCTACTTTATGGTCGACCAGCTCATTTGCTGGAATTCCTTTTTTCTCTTCTGCAAAGATGTCGGAGTTACCGATTGCTGCAGCACCGCTAGCTACTTGGCTCAGACCAGTACCGCTACCGCCACCTTGCACTTGAATTTGCACGCCTTGATTTTTTGCCATGAAATCTTTAGCCGTTTGCTCGACCAAAGGTTGCAAAGCGGTAGAACCGACAGCAGTTACCGGCTCACCGGGAGATGTTGTAGTTGAACCAGAGTTGTTGGCACCCGGAGCTGGTGTCGAAGGTTGTTCCGCAGCCGGTTGCTGAGCAGGTGCTGGAGCAGCATTGTTGCTTCCGCAGCCTGCGAGCAGTGCACCCACAAAAGTCAATGCCATAAACATTTTGCTGAGTTTTTTCATTTGATGAAAATCCTCCTTAAAAGGGTCGGTTTGTTTTTTTCTCTCTTACAAGTACAAACTATACAGGTCGAATGTTGTAGTTTTGTGTTGCCATTGTTAAGCTTTTTTAAAGATGAAAAAATGTGCGGAGTAAACTAGGCTGAATCTGGGAATAATGGCTTTATTCTTGGGATAGAGGTGATATTCATGGATAAATTCGCCTTGCTGCTCGTCATCATCGGTGCCCTTAACTGGGGACTCATAGGACTTTTTCATTTTGATTTGGTTGCTACTCTGTTCGGAGGGGCTGGTACCCTCATCAGTCGGATTGTGTACACGCTTGTCGGTCTTGCTGGTATATACTCCATCAAGTTCTTTGTGAGTGAACGGGAACGGACTTCATAAAAAAAGCGGCACAGCCTGATTGAATAGGCTGTGCCGCTTTTATCGTTCCTTTGTAAACCTTATTTATCCCTTGTCAACGGTTCCACTACTTCCACGTGACCCATCAACGATTCTACCTTTTTCCCATCTTCCAAAATGACGATACGCTCAATCTCTGGGAATTGGAACAGCGTTTGTTTCAGGGCATCCAGTGCCATCGCTTCACCGCTCGATCCCATGTTGTACTGATTCTTGCTGTCTGCGTCAATCGTCAAGGTTCCTTTGTCAAAGGTAACCGAGTGATAGTGGAAATCCGTCCAGAGCGGTACGTGCTCGTCCGCCTTTTTGGGCTTCTCCAAAACCTCGAGTGTCTTTTTATACTTCTCGATGTCTTCCGCAAAAGAAATCTCCTGCTCTTCCTTTTGCAATTCCATCAAATTATTGTCGGAGTAATAGACGGAAATACTTTGCTTGGTCAGCTTCGGCTCGGTTGTCGTAGGTGGTTGATTCGAGCCTGCGGTCTGTTCGGCTGGAGCAGTTGGCTGTGGCGCTGGTTCCGCCTTTTGACCGCAACCGGCGACGAGCAGCGTAGCCAGAACTGCCATCCAAATCATTTGACGACGTTTCATCGAAAGCCTCCCTTACTGGTAAGACAAATAGTATTCGCGAATGGCTGCAACGAGTGCCTTGGCGATCTTGTCCTGGAATGCAGGATCCGTCAGCTTGGCATTCTCAGACGGGTTGGAGAGAAATCCTGTCTCTGTCAAAACAGCAGGCATCTTTGTGTTCTTGATTACATAGTAGCCTGATGGCTTGTATCCCCGGTCCGTAAACTGCGTTGCACCTTGCAGATGCTTGTGCACGATTTGGGCAAACGTTTTGCTGTTGGCATTATAGTAGAAGGTTTCCGTACCACCAGCCGTTGCCTTAGGGAAAGCATTGGCGTGAATCGAAAGGAACAGATCGGCGTTCCGCTCATTCGCAATCGCTACACGTTCGGACAGCTCGTAAAAGACGTCTGTCGTGCGGACAGGAACCACTTGGAATTCCTTGTATTGCTTGAGCAGCTCAACGACCTTGTTTGATACCGCGAGATTGTAATCTTTCTCGTGATTGCCCACGGCACCCAATGTACCTGGATCTTTACCACCATGTCCGGCATCCACTACGATCAGGAACCCTGTCTTCTGTGGCTTCGGTGTCAGCTTCACCTCAATGCCGTTATTCGTATACGTTACATTATACTGACTCTTCTGGTTCAGCTCAATGACGACCCGAACCGTGTTGGGGGAAGCGCTGTACTGGCTGTAACGCAGAGAGGCGATGAGTGGTTTCACTTCAGGCTCGTTCGTTTGGGAAGCCTGCTCTTCAGAAGAGTCCGACGGTTCAGTGACCTGATCTTGATCATCATCCTGATCCTCGTCCGTATCCTCATCTATAGAGGCATCCGGATCGCGCTCTTCTGTTTCTCCTACACTGACGATTCCGTCACTGCTCTGCCGACTAAGTTCCAGCAGATCGTCATCCAGTGCCGTCTGTGGCAGGTCAAGAACGATTCGATTGGGTCCTTCCAATGCAAAGGATTCGGCTCGAACGGACATCGATGTATGTATCCGGACCAGATCCCCTTCTTGCGAAACATCGGTCAGGTGATTGCGACGTTCGACTTCTAACATATTCTTGTTCTTGTTCCAGGTGAAGGAGCCACCCAATTCTGTTTCCAGCTGACTTACCGGGAGGGCGAGCTTGTCATCAATGGTCTTTCCGCGTTCCGGACG from Brevibacillus choshinensis carries:
- a CDS encoding DUF378 domain-containing protein — protein: MDKFALLLVIIGALNWGLIGLFHFDLVATLFGGAGTLISRIVYTLVGLAGIYSIKFFVSERERTS
- a CDS encoding phosphate ABC transporter substrate-binding protein PstS family protein, with protein sequence MKKLSKMFMALTFVGALLAGCGSNNAAPAPAQQPAAEQPSTPAPGANNSGSTTTSPGEPVTAVGSTALQPLVEQTAKDFMAKNQGVQIQVQGGGSGTGLSQVASGAAAIGNSDIFAEEKKGIPANELVDHKVAVVGMAAAVSPKVKVDNLTKQQLIDIFTGKITNWKEVGGDDMKITLVNRPKSSGTRATFNKFAMDGKEEAEGITEDSSGTVRKIIAETPGAIGYLALSYFNDTVKPLKLDGVEANAESITTNKYPVWAYEHMYTKGEAAGNAKAFLEFILSDEVQKKTVTDLGFLPITDMKVERDAEGKVTQK
- a CDS encoding GerMN domain-containing protein, whose protein sequence is MKRRQMIWMAVLATLLVAGCGQKAEPAPQPTAPAEQTAGSNQPPTTTEPKLTKQSISVYYSDNNLMELQKEEQEISFAEDIEKYKKTLEVLEKPKKADEHVPLWTDFHYHSVTFDKGTLTIDADSKNQYNMGSSGEAMALDALKQTLFQFPEIERIVILEDGKKVESLMGHVEVVEPLTRDK
- a CDS encoding N-acetylmuramoyl-L-alanine amidase, encoding MKRRLYPLLLSLLVLLFIPGWAAASSAEEEPVNLMIGGQAVSPEVPPEIKNGRTLVPVRVIAEGLGADVDWNEAARTATIKRGNQQLTLTLGSTQAKLNGKQVKLDTAPVISKQRMLLPLRFVGESLGVTVGWDNSSRTVIANETPEVELNGRKPAQAIGLYQVNDTMYVSAQAVADQLGLKGFQWSRPERGKTIDDKLALPVSQLETELGGSFTWNKNKNMLEVERRNHLTDVSQEGDLVRIHTSMSVRAESFALEGPNRIVLDLPQTALDDDLLELSRQSSDGIVSVGETEERDPDASIDEDTDEDQDDDQDQVTEPSDSSEEQASQTNEPEVKPLIASLRYSQYSASPNTVRVVIELNQKSQYNVTYTNNGIEVKLTPKPQKTGFLIVVDAGHGGKDPGTLGAVGNHEKDYNLAVSNKVVELLKQYKEFQVVPVRTTDVFYELSERVAIANERNADLFLSIHANAFPKATAGGTETFYYNANSKTFAQIVHKHLQGATQFTDRGYKPSGYYVIKNTKMPAVLTETGFLSNPSENAKLTDPAFQDKIAKALVAAIREYYLSYQ